From Huiozyma naganishii CBS 8797 chromosome 11, complete genome, a single genomic window includes:
- the YOR1 gene encoding ATP-binding cassette transporter YOR1 (similar to Saccharomyces cerevisiae YOR1 (YGR281W); ancestral locus Anc_5.10) — MSSIDSSSGKESPQVHSASTNTLSGTTSSPSEHLPPHRTSTDTAYLPSGEYLLNKNKPKTFLNQTDIEKVTDSEIYPQKRLFSFLHSKRIKDVPQDDSERKVYPLLHSNPLSSLFIWWVFPIVRVGYKRTIQPNDLFKMDEKLSIETLHKRFDDNLEYYFAKAGKKDGRHDEEIKLPKITLAKVLFFTFKEHFLLACLFAVLANCASGFNPMITKRLIEFVERKAYIHDLKVNSGIGYAIGACVMMLVNGLFFNHFFHFSQMTGCMVKAVLTKAALTKMLKASNYTRHKFPNGKVTSFVTTDAARIEFAISFQPFLVGFPAVMAICIVLLIVNVGVIALVGLGIFFLGFFATLSVFKIIMTIRMKANKFTDARVTLMREILNNMKMVKYYAWEDAYNKNVVDVRSQEIVKVRQMQYIRNFIIAMGMSIPNIASLATFLCMYKVNKGGRNPGNIFASLSLFQVLSLQMFFFPIAIGTGVDMLVGLGRMQALFESSEEYSSDFTPAEGSDPNMALKIEHGCFEWEDFESIDERAKKDAETEEKKGFFAKKSKKVINPKANIDDEKSLVSSGSSGDKNKSFTSFTDLNLEIFKGEFIIVTGPIGTGKTSLLNAMAGFMKQTSGRVEVNGELLLCGYPWILNATVRDNILFGSPYEEARYNEIVEVCSLDADLKILPAGDRTEIGERGITLSGGQKARINLARAVYKNKDIFLFDDVLSAVDSRVGKHIMDDCLLGILKGKTRILATHQLSVIERADRIIVVGPNGSFDFGTLDELKGRNQTLVSLLQYSSQTKDIAEDKELELEEREKDALKNEKDPNTLLKQNTLEAEPDGALISKEERAVNSIKLKIYTTYLNAAVGKWGVVVIPMYIIFIMGTTFCNLFSSVWLSYWTEDKWKDRSTSFYMGMYSFFVFGAYLFMNLQFTLLCTLGLRASKWLNLKAVERILHTPMSYLDTTPLGRILNRFTKDTDSLDNELTESIRLMLSQVGNLIGVIVMCIVYLPWFAIAVPFLLIIFVLICDHYQSTGREIKRLEAVQRSFVYNNFNEVLGGMDTIKAYGSQERFLAKTDYLINKMNEAGYLIVAVQRWVAILLDSVAVVFALIITLLCVTRAFPISAGSVGVLLTYVLQLPGLLNTILRALTQTENDMNSAERLVTYATELPLEAAYRKPEVSPPESWPEKGDIDFIDVNFAYRPGLPVVLKNMNLKINNGEKIGICGRTGAGKSTIMSALYRLNELSDGKIVIDGVDIRKIGLYDLRKKLTIIPQDPVLFRGTIRKNLDPFKECSDDLLWDALIRTGVVERENLNDIKLEKPDENNSYSNMHKFHLDELVEEEGSNFSLGERQMLALTRALVRNSKILILDEATSSVDYETDGKIQSRIVSEFGDCTILCIAHRLKTILSYDKILVLEKGVIAEYEKPWELFNDKNSIFRSMCLRSGISDEDFKRR, encoded by the coding sequence ATGTCGTCAATAGATAGTAGTTCAGGGAAGGAGTCGCCACAAGTGCACTCAGCTTCAACGAATACGCTGAGTGGGACTACTTCTTCGCCATCGGAACATTTACCACCGCATAGGACGTCCACAGATACTGCATACTTGCCCTCTGGTGAGTACTTGCTGAATAAGAACAAGCCAAAGACTTTTTTGAATCAAACAGATATAGAGAAAGTTACCGATTCAGAGATATACCCACAGAAAAGATTGTTTTCCTTTCTACATTCCAAAAGGATCAAAGATGTACCGCAGGATGATAGTGAGAGGAAAGTGTACCCTCTGTTGCATAGTAACCCGCTGTCAAGTCTGTTTATATGGTGGGTGTTCCCCATCGTTAGAGTAGGTTACAAGAGAACCATCCAACCGAatgatcttttcaaaatggatGAGAAATTGTCCATTGAAACTTTACACAAGAGGTTTGACGATAATTTAGAGTACTATTTTGCCAAGGCAGGTAAAAAAGACGGTAGACACGATGAGGAGATTAAATTACCCAAAATAACACTGGCGAAAGTCCTGTTTTTCACATTTAAAGAGCACTTTCTACTGGCGTGTCTGTTCGCCGTACTCGCTAACTGTGCCTCCGGGTTCAATCCAATGATAACAAAAAGATTGATCGAGTTCGTCGAAAGGAAGGCGTACATCCATGACTTGAAAGTTAACAGTGGGATCGGTTACGCTATCGGAGCATGTGTAATGATGTTGGTGAACggtctcttcttcaaccacTTCTTCCATTTCTCTCAAATGACAGGATGTATGGTCAAAGCAGTGCTCACAAAGGCGGCTCTCACAAAGATGCTCAAGGCTTCAAACTACACAAGACATAAGTTCCCCAATGGGAAGGTCACCTCGTTTGTCACCACGGACGCGGCAAGAATAGAGTTCGCCATATCATTCCAACCTTTCCTCGTAGGGTTTCCAGCAGTCATGGCCATCTGCATCGTCCTGTTGATCGTCAACGTCGGTGTCATTGCCCTTGTAGGGCTAGGTATCTTCTTCCTAGGCTTCTTCGCCACTTTATCCGTGTTCAAGATCATCATGACAATCAGAATGAAGGCAAACAAATTCACAGACGCAAGAGTCACACTGATGAGAGAGATCCTCAACAACATGAAAATGGTTAAATACTACGCATGGGAGGACGCGTACAACAAAAACGTGGTCGACGTAAGGTCCCAAGAGATCGTGAAAGTGCGCCAGATGCAATACATTAGAAACTTCATTATTGCTATGGGGATGTCCATCCCCAATATCGCCTCCTTGGCCACATTCCTGTGCATGTACAAAGTTAACAAGGGTGGAAGAAACCCGGGGAACATTTTCGCTTCTTTGTCCctgtttcaagttttgTCTCTGCAgatgttttttttcccgaTTGCCATCGGTACAGGTGTAGATATGCTCGTAGGGTTGGGACGTATGCAGGCCCTGTTTGAGTCATCCGAGGAATATTCAAGCGATTTCACCCCTGCGGAGGGAAGCGATCCAAATATGGCTTTGAAGATCGAACACGGTTGTTTCGAATGGGAAGATTTCGAATCCATAGACGAAAGGGCAAAGAAGGACGCGGAAacagaggagaagaaggggTTTTTtgccaaaaaatcaaagaaagtGATTAACCCAAAGGCCAATATCGACGACGAAAAATCATTGGTATCGAGCGGGTCCTCCGGtgataaaaataaatctTTTACGTCCTTCACGGATTTGAACTTGGAAATTTTCAAGGGCGAGTTTATCATCGTGACAGGTCCTATCGGTACAGGTAAAACTTCCCTTCTGAACGCAATGGCAGGGTTTATGAAACAAACTTCGGGCCGAGTCGAAGTCAACGGTGAATTATTACTCTGTGGTTACCCATGGATCTTGAACGCCACCGTGAGGGATAACATCCTCTTTGGATCCCCATACGAAGAAGCCAGATACAACGAAATCGTCGAAGTGTGTTCCCTAGACGCAGATTTGAAGATCCTCCCTGCTGGTGACAGAACTGAAATTGGTGAGCGTGGTATCACTCTTTCCGGTGGTCAAAAGGCGCGTATTAATTTGGCTAGAGCAGtctacaagaacaaagacatttttttgttcgaTGACGTCTTGAGTGCAGTCGACTCCCGTGTAGGGAAACATATTATGGACGACTGTCTACTCGGTATCTTGAAGGGAAAAACAAGGATATTGGCCACACATCAGTTATCCGTGATTGAAAGGGCAGATAGAATTATTGTTGTGGGGCCTAACGGCTCATTTGATTTTGGAACTTTGGATGAATTGAAGGGGAGGAATCAAACTTTGGTCTCGTTACTCCAGTACTCCAGTCAAACGAAAGATATTGCAGAAGACAAAGAGCTGGAATTGGAGGAACGAGAGAAGGATGCTTTGAAAAACGAAAAGGACCCAAACACccttttgaaacaaaataCTTTAGAAGCGGAGCCAGATGGGGCCTTAATTTCCAAGGAGGAGAGGGCAGTTAATAGTATCAAGCTCAAAATTTACACAACGTACCTCAATGCCGCTGTCGGGAAATGGGGGGTCGTTGTAATTCCAATGTACATCATTTTCATCATGGGTACCACATTCTGCAACCTGTTCTCATCAGTTTGGCTATCGTACTGGACGGAAGACAAGTGGAAAGATAGGTCGACCAGTTTTTATATGGGGATGTACTCcttctttgtttttggCGCCTATCTGTTCATGAACTTGCAATTCACACTGCTTTGTACGCTGGGTCTCCGTGCTTCGAAATGGTTGAACTTAAAAGCAGTCGAAAGGATTCTGCACACGCCAATGTCATACTTGGATACCACTCCTCTTGGTCGGATTTTGAACAGATTCACAAAGGATACAGACAGTTTAGACAACGAGTTGACGGAAAGTATCCGTCTGATGTTATCCCAAGTCGGGAACCTCATTGGGGTGATCGTTATGTGTATCGTTTATCTGCCATGGTTCGCAATTGCGGTTCCCTTTCTGCTTATCATTTTTGTGCTGATTTGTGATCACTACCAATCGACCGGTAGAGAGATTAAAAGATTAGAAGCTGTTCAACGTTCCTTCGTTTATAATAACTTCAACGAGGTTTTAGGAGGTATGGATACTATCAAGGCATACGGATCACAGGAGAGGTTTCTCGCGAAGACAGATTACTTGATCAACAAGATGAATGAGGCTGGTTATTTGATTGTCGCCGTGCAAAGGTGGGTGGCCATCTTGTTGGATAGTGTTGCCGTTGTCTTTGCTCTGATTATCACTTTGTTGTGTGTAACTAGAGCGTTCCCCATTTCTGCAGGTTCTGTTGGTGTATTGTTGACGTACGTCTTGCAATTGCCAGGTCTTTTGAATACAATTCTTAGAGCATTAACTCAAACTGAAAACGATATGAACAGTGCCGAGAGATTGGTTACTTACGCCACAGAACTACCTTTGGAAGCTGCTTACAGAAAACCTGAGGTATCTCCACCAGAATCGTGGCCGGAAAAGGGAGATATCGACTTTATCGATGTTAATTTTGCCTACAGACCAGGTCTGCCAGTTGTGCTGAAGAATATGAACCTGAAAATTAATAATGGTGAGAAGATTGGTATTTGCGGTCGTACAGGTGCTGGTAAGTCTACGATCATGAGTGCTCTGTACAGGCTGAACGAGTTATCTGATGGTAAAATTGTCATTGATGGAGTTGATATACGCAAAATTGGTTTGTATGATCTGCGTAAGAAGTTGACAATTATTCCACAAGATCCAGTATTGTTTAGAGGTACGATTAGGAAGAATTTGGATCCATTCAAGGAATGTTCTGATGATTTATTATGGGATGCTTTAATTAGAACTGGTGTCGTCGAGAGGGAGAACTTGAATGATATAAAGTTGGAGAAGCCAGACGAAAATAACTCGTATTCGAACATGCATAAGTTCCATCTCGACGAACTGGTTGAGGAGGAAGGTTCCAACTTTTCTCTGGGTGAAAGACAGATGTTGGCTTTGACTAGAGCTTTGGTGAGGAACTCTAAAATTTTGATCTTAGACGAGGCGACGTCTTCAGTGGATTATGAAACTGATGGGAAGATCCAGAGCCGTATTGTTTCAGAGTTTGGAGACTGTACCATTTTGTGTATTGCGCATAGACTGAAAACCATTTTGTCCTACGATAAAATTCTTGTACTGGAAAAGGGTGTGATTGCCGAATATGAAAAACCATGGGAATTATTCAATGACAAAAACAGTATCTTCAGAAGCATGTGTTTGAGGTCAGGCATTTCGGATGAAGACTTTAAGCGTAGATGA
- the PXR1 gene encoding telomerase inhibitor (similar to Saccharomyces cerevisiae PXR1 (YGR280C); ancestral locus Anc_5.12) translates to MGLAAARTKQRFGLDPRNTAWSNDTSRFGHRQLERFGWKPGMGLGMNPLHSNKSHIKVSIKDDNVGLGAKIARSKDRKDEFDNGECLGLDVFQRILGKLNGKEVEINSALELQRKDRILNGKWGVHFVKGAVLASTWDPETKQLKSYSNGGEKRSRGDNGDSDHSKSKKKRKIKKPKSEEKSKKRKEEKRLKKHKKEKKAEKHKDKKKHRDKSHHVAKSNSEVAQVSTRLSIRAKWIKQKRAAVMDSKALNEIFMVTNS, encoded by the coding sequence ATGGGGTTGGCTGCCGCAAGGACGAAGCAGAGGTTTGGGTTGGATCCAAGAAACACGGCGTGGTCTAATGACACTTCGAGGTTTGGACACAGACAATTGGAACGGTTTGGTTGGAAACCAGGTATGGGGCTCGGAATGAACCCGCTCCACTCGAACAAGTCTCACATTAAAGTCAGTATCAAGGACGATAACGTTGGGCTGGGGGCCAAGATTGCAAGGTCAAAGGATAGAAAGGATGAGTTTGATAATGGAGAATGTCTTGGGTTGGACGTGTTCCAAAGGATTTTGGGGAAATTGAATGGGAAGGAAGTTGAGATAAACTCAGCGTTGGAGTTGCAAAGGAAGGATAGGATACTGAACGGTAAATGGGGGGTTCATTTCGTCAAGGGAGCCGTCTTGGCAAGCACTTGGGACCCGGAGACAAAACAATTGAAAAGTTACTCAAACGGAGGGGAAAAGAGAAGTCGTGGTGACAATGGGGATTCAGATCACTCtaagagcaaaaaaaagaggaaaataaagaagCCAAAGAGCGAggaaaaatcaaagaagcgtaaagaggagaaaagattgaagaagcacaaaaaagaaaagaaagcagaGAAACACAaagacaagaagaaacacaGGGACAAATCGCACCATGTAGCGAAAAGTAACTCTGAAGTCGCACAGGTGTCCACAAGGCTTTCCATTCGTGCTAAATGGATCAAACAGAAGAGAGCCGCCGTCATGGATTCAAAGGCGTTGAATGAAATATTCATGGTTACAAACagttga